The bacterium genome includes the window TTCATCCAGCCAGAACCGAAGTGTATCATCCCAGTCATGCGGTTCATAGTCCCTGGTCAATCTGAACCAGTCCGTCTTCCCTCCAAGCGGCGACGTAACCTTCGCAACATCGTAGCGTACCGTCCCCTCCCGTGTCGACGACCGATCAATAATATCAAAGTCCAAGTCCACGGCGCTGTAGTCGTACTCTTTCGTCCCTGTGCCGATGTGGAGTGGGACATCAGGGATCCATTGTACCCTCACTGTATCCAGAAATCGTACCGCACCGTCGACATACTCTACACCGACCACCGCCTCGTAAGATCTTCCTGGTGCCGTGTACCAGACCGGATGAAAGCGGAGGGTGTCTGCATCATCCTGCAGTGGTACACGAAACAACTTGTAGCCGACCAGGTACACAATGGCTGCATCCCTCGAGGCGTCGAGTTCCGTTATTACGAATTCAGGTGGACTCTCATCGCAGATAACTTCTGTTGGTCGCGGAAATGCGATATGTGGAGTGCCACGTTCGCGCGCATCCGGCACTGGAGACTGTGACTCGTCGCAGGAAACGAGCAGCAGGCCGAGCACGCAGATCATTTGAAACCGCAGCACTATTCCCCCCGGTGCCTTCATTCGGAAATGTAGGTGAAGTAGCGCGTGTCGAAGAGTTCCTGCGTGTCGTCGTGGCGGCGGACCCCGAAGTCGAGCCGGTACCTGCCGGCTGTGGCGGATGTCAGTTTATGCACAATCTGCATATTGTCACGGTCGGTGACGGGATGATAAAAAAGTGCACCCTGCACGCGGTAAAACACGTCTTTCTCACGGGTGGAATCGAGTCCCGCCAGCTCGATCACGAGGTTTTCCCCCTCGGGAATCAGCGTCCCGTCTTCAGGCGCTATGATTGTTGGGAAGGCCGCTTTGGCCGGTTCGTTTGCGTCATCACTGCAGGAAGGGAGAACAACGGCCAGAAACAGTGTCAGAAGCAGCATCCGGGCCAGGCGGCCCCACGGATTCACTGGCAGGTGGAGGTCGATGGACATCAGGCAAACTCCTTTGCATGCATGAAACTCACGGAAGCAGGCATGCAATAACATACTGATTTGTCCGCAGAAAATCAGCACGGACGATGTTGCAAGAAGGCCTTCCCCCCAGAAAATATGCAGAAACTGCATATTTCCCCCGGCGCCAATTTCGCTGTCTTGTATTAGGTCCGGCAGGGATGTAACTTGCTTTCTTGTACTGAAATTATCGCAACCGCATGCTTGAAAAAGAACTTACACGACGCAGAACCTTCGGCATCATCAGCCATCCCGATGCAGGGAAAACCACATTGACGGAAAAGCTGCTGCTTTTTGGTGGTGCCATCCATACCGCGGGAGCGGTGAAGAGCAATAAGATCCGCAAGACGGCGACATCCGACTTCATGGAAATCGAGAAGCAGCGCGGGATCTCCGTGGCGACTTCCGTGATGGGATTCGAGTACGACGGGTATCGCATCACGATTCTGGACACGCCCGGACATAAGGACTTTGCGGAGGATACCTACCGCACGCTCACTGCGGTGGACAGTGTCATTCTGGTCGTGGATGCCGCCAAGGGCGTCGAGGAACAGACACGCAAGCTGATGGAAGTCTGCCGCATGCGCAGCACTCCCGTCATGGTGTTCATCAACAAGCTCGACCGCGAGGGACGTGAGCCGTTCGCGCTGCTCGATGAACTGGAAAACGAACTCGGAATTCACACGCGTCCCCTCACCTGGCCTATCGGTATGGGACGCGACTTCAAAGGCGTGTACAACATCTTCCACAACCGCCTCGAGCTGTTCTCCCCCAGCAAAACGGAAATTGCCGACGACAGCGTGCTCATCGAGGACCTGGCCTCGCCGCTGCTCGACGAACATGTCGGCGACAGGGCAGCGGAAAAGCTCCGTGAAGAGTTGGAACTGATCGAGGCCATGTATGAGCCGTTCGATATTGAACACTACCGCGACGCCTACCTCGCCCCGGTGTTCTTCGGCTCTGCGCTGAACAATTTTGGCGTGAAGGATTTGCTGCAGACCTTCGTGCGCATCGCTCCCTCTCCGCAGCCCAGGGAAACCTCGAGCCGTGTTGTAAAAGCGGAGGAAAACACGTTCACGGGCTTCGTATTCAAGATTCATGCGAACCTTGACCCGAACCATCGCGCGCGCATCGCTTTCTGCCGCGTCTGCTCCGGCGTATTCGAACGCGGGAAGTTTTACCGGCACACCCGGCTCGGCAAGGAATTGCGCTTCACCTCCCCCACCGCATTTATGGCAAACGAACGCTCGGTGGTGGATGAAGCGTATCCGGGCGATGTTGTCGGACTGCATGACACCGGAAACTTCAAGATCGGGGATACGCTGACTGAGGGAGAGGATCTCGCCTTCAAGGGCATCCCGAGCTTCTCACCGGAACGTTTCAAACTCGTGGTCAACCGTGATCCGTTCAAGAGCAAGCAGCTCGAGAAGGGGATTCAGCAGCTGACGGATGAGGGCGTGGCGCAGCTGTTCGTGCGCCAGCAGGGCAATGAAAAGATCGTCGGTACCGTGGGCGAACTGCAGTACGAAGTGATACAGTTCCGTTTGCGGGAGGAGTACGGCGCGACGGCGGACTTTCGTCCCCTCAACATCTACAAGGCCTTCTGGTTCACCGGCGAAAACAAAGAGGAACTCGACCGCTTCATGCAATTGCAGCAGCGGAATATTGCATGGGATAAAGATGAGCATCCGGTATACCTCCCCGAGGGCAGCTGGTCGTTTGACGTCGTCAGAGAGAACTATAAAAGCATCATCTTCCACGACACGTCCGAGTTCAAGACCGAGGAATAGCCAGTGGGAAACTCAGCGAATGAGAAGCATCCTCGTCAGCGTCCCTCCCACCGTCCATAGACGCAGCATATACAATCCCGCAGGAAACCGTGAAATACAGCTCCACGTACGGGAAGTGCGGCACCGCACGCCGGAAGTCAAGTACCGGCTGCGCCACGGTGCATTGCACCGTGGCGAGCAGGTAGATGAGAAATGTGAATGCTGTCCGCATGACTGTCGTGATTGGGAGACAGCGTCAAAGGTCTTTACCGGCGGATAATCCGCTTTGTCCAGCTCTCCGCTCCGGCCTGGACGCGGAGGATGTAGAGTCCCGGCGGGGCGGATTGAATATCAATCGTCTGGCGCAGACTCTGCAGGGGACGCGCCTCATGGCTCGTGTAATACCGCTGCCCGAGGACGTTGGTGACGGTGATATCCCACTGGACAGGATTATCCGCGCTGGCAACAAGCTGAAGGATGCCGTCGTTCGGATCGGGATATGCGTGGAATGCTGCCTGACGACTGGGACGCCTGACGTCAAGAACGTTGACGTCATAGGGATCGGACTGCGTCGAACAACCGAAGGCATTGGTGGCTACGACGCGGTAGCTGCCTGTATTGACTGCAGTGTAGGACTGCGACGTTGCTCCCGCGATCGCGTTGCCGTCGAGGAACCACTGATAGCCGGTCGCACTTTCGCTGCTGGTCAACTCGTCATCGCTTCTCGAAATAACGGGCTTATTCGGACGCGGATGCACGATGACATCCACGGTATCCGAGCGTCCCTCACATCCCGCCGCCAGGGCGACATCCACGAAGTAGCTGCCCGCCTGATGTACGGTGATGCGTCGCGTCGTTGCGCCGGTGGACCACAGATACGTTTCGTAGCCTGTTCCTGCATCGAGCGTCACGGAATCACCCTCACAGATCTGGGCTTGTCCCATCACGATGATCGAAGGCTTCGGATGATCGACCACTGAAACCTGGACCGGGCGCGAAACTCCTTCACAGCCGCTGGCATTGGTCACGCGCACGGTGAAGGTCCCGAGATTGCTGACGGTGATGGTCTGCGTCTCCTCACCGGTATTCCATTTGTAGCTGCTGTAACCCGCACCTGCGTCGAGGGTGATGGAATCGCCCCTGCAAACGACGGTGGAGCCGGCTGGTGTGATCTGTGGTTCCGGAGCAGGATTCACGGTGACATGCGCCGTGTCGGACACGCCCGTACATCCCGCAGCGTTGACGACGGAAACGAAGTAGCTTCCAGACTCGTGAACCACGATGCTCCGCGAACTCTCTCCGTTCGACCAGTTGTATGTCGCGTATTCGCCGGCATCGAGCACAAGCGTATCACCTTCACAGAATTCAAACGTTCCGGGCTGGTTCAGGCGTACATCGAGGTCTTCTGACAATACGACCAGGGTGTCGGACGTGCCCTGGCAACCAGTGAGTCCAGTCACCGTGACATAGTAATTCCCGGGAGTGGTAACGACCGTACTGCTCAGACTGCCGCCGTTGGACCATGAATAGTCAGTAAACCTCGTCGTATCCTGCAATCCGAGTGTAAAGCTGCCACCGGTGCAGAGACGCAGTGTGTCGCTGACGTTCAACATTGGCGTAGGCAGCGGGTATACCGTAATCGTAACGCCGGAAGAAGGCAGGGCATGTCCCGTGGCATCCTTCACGGTTACGGAGTAGTTCCCTTCCTTGAAGACGGTGATGACACGCGTGGTATCACCGGTCGACCAGAGGTAGGAACTGAAGCCCGTAGGTGCTTCGAGCCACACACTGTCACCTTCACAGATGGTGGTCGGTCCATGCACCGTAATGGGGGGACCATTGTAAATTTTCACATTGCCGTCTTCGATCTGGGGAAGCAGGCATCCCTGATCAAAACCTGCATGCACGGCGCGAACAAACGCATCGGCGCTGTCCTGCACACTTGCGGTCGTGAATTCCAGCTCCGCCATGATACCCTGTCCGCTGTATGTCTTGCGTCCGGTCCAGCTGAACAGCACTCCTGTTCCGGTGGGCGACTGCATAAATGGATTTACCTCCAGCGGCGAACCCGCAGGGAAGCTGATTCCCTGGTAGGTCAGCAGCTGCATATCGTATTCAATTTCCAGCTCGAAGGGATAAAACAACTGATTATTCATCGGCGTCAGCAGCGTGATGGGAACCTTGACTGTCGCATTCGATCCCCCGATCACATCATCGATCCGCATATGCAGATTCGAAAACGTCGTCGTATCGAGCGGGGCGCGATATGATTTGGTTTTCACATCAGTCCCACCACAGAAATTTGTCAGTTGCAGCTCAACCGTGCGCATTCCCCCGTCCGCACAGCTGCGGTCATACGTGATCACGCACTCCTGGAAGCCCTGGTAAATAATCGTCGTGATCTCATTGTAGATCGCTGTCATCTGCGCCGGCGTCGGCGTCTGATAATATCGTCCACCTGTCAGCAGCGCGATCATCTCAAGCTCCGATGCACTGACATTCGGACCGAGTCCGATAGTAAAGACACGAATTCTTTCCCGGTTGGCGAGGGAAATGATTTCCGCCGGCGTATGGGAGGAAGCATTATCCTGTCCATCCGCCATCACGATGACCGCCCGGCACTGGTTCACGCCGTTATTGACGAGTTCAGTCAAACCCCTGTATGTACCATCCCATACAGCAGTACCGCCGCCTGCCGGGAGTCCGTCGACCGCCGAGTACAGCAGCGGCTTCAGTGTGGTCATTTGCTGCGCGACAACAACACTGGTATTGAAATAAATGATGGTCGCCTCATCAGAAACGCCATCCATCTGATCGATGAACGAATGCCCCGCTGCCTTTGCACTCGTATTCGCTGCACCCGACATCGAGCCGGAGGCGTCGAATACCAGGGCTACGGAAATTGCACAGCGGACCTGGGGATCCGGGCACCAGAGCGTGAAATCCGGGACCTCCTTCCCATTCTCAAAAATCCTGAAATCCTGCTTCGCCATGTTGTACGCAGGATTGCCGTTGCAGCCAACGGAAAAATAAAGCTCAATGGTTGGCCAGTTGACCACCACCCGTTTGAAATTCAAATTCGGCTGTGCCTGCACCCCCTGCAGGGCCATGGCAAACACGAACAGCGTGAGAGCAATGCGTTTCATGATTTCCTCCATCCTCAAAAAAAACGTGGTGAATGCATGTGACTCGACTTATAGGACAGTAATGGGGTCCCATCGCGGACATATCCGCCGAAACGGCAGACCGACGTTTGCATATGAAATAAACACCTGACCCGGCAGGTTTGTGACATGCAGGGATAAGCCCGTACGCGCTGCGTCGAAATACAGGTACACATTCGGAAAATCCCCGGCGATGATGCGGGCGATCCGAAGCTGTGGTTGCGCCCAGGCTCCCTGCAGCGCAATAAATAACATGATAATGAATGTCAGACGATACACGCGTTTCTCCAATCCGAAGTTCTCTGTCCGCGAAAT containing:
- a CDS encoding peptide chain release factor 3, with amino-acid sequence MLEKELTRRRTFGIISHPDAGKTTLTEKLLLFGGAIHTAGAVKSNKIRKTATSDFMEIEKQRGISVATSVMGFEYDGYRITILDTPGHKDFAEDTYRTLTAVDSVILVVDAAKGVEEQTRKLMEVCRMRSTPVMVFINKLDREGREPFALLDELENELGIHTRPLTWPIGMGRDFKGVYNIFHNRLELFSPSKTEIADDSVLIEDLASPLLDEHVGDRAAEKLREELELIEAMYEPFDIEHYRDAYLAPVFFGSALNNFGVKDLLQTFVRIAPSPQPRETSSRVVKAEENTFTGFVFKIHANLDPNHRARIAFCRVCSGVFERGKFYRHTRLGKELRFTSPTAFMANERSVVDEAYPGDVVGLHDTGNFKIGDTLTEGEDLAFKGIPSFSPERFKLVVNRDPFKSKQLEKGIQQLTDEGVAQLFVRQQGNEKIVGTVGELQYEVIQFRLREEYGATADFRPLNIYKAFWFTGENKEELDRFMQLQQRNIAWDKDEHPVYLPEGSWSFDVVRENYKSIIFHDTSEFKTEE
- a CDS encoding VWA domain-containing protein yields the protein MKRIALTLFVFAMALQGVQAQPNLNFKRVVVNWPTIELYFSVGCNGNPAYNMAKQDFRIFENGKEVPDFTLWCPDPQVRCAISVALVFDASGSMSGAANTSAKAAGHSFIDQMDGVSDEATIIYFNTSVVVAQQMTTLKPLLYSAVDGLPAGGGTAVWDGTYRGLTELVNNGVNQCRAVIVMADGQDNASSHTPAEIISLANRERIRVFTIGLGPNVSASELEMIALLTGGRYYQTPTPAQMTAIYNEITTIIYQGFQECVITYDRSCADGGMRTVELQLTNFCGGTDVKTKSYRAPLDTTTFSNLHMRIDDVIGGSNATVKVPITLLTPMNNQLFYPFELEIEYDMQLLTYQGISFPAGSPLEVNPFMQSPTGTGVLFSWTGRKTYSGQGIMAELEFTTASVQDSADAFVRAVHAGFDQGCLLPQIEDGNVKIYNGPPITVHGPTTICEGDSVWLEAPTGFSSYLWSTGDTTRVITVFKEGNYSVTVKDATGHALPSSGVTITVYPLPTPMLNVSDTLRLCTGGSFTLGLQDTTRFTDYSWSNGGSLSSTVVTTPGNYYVTVTGLTGCQGTSDTLVVLSEDLDVRLNQPGTFEFCEGDTLVLDAGEYATYNWSNGESSRSIVVHESGSYFVSVVNAAGCTGVSDTAHVTVNPAPEPQITPAGSTVVCRGDSITLDAGAGYSSYKWNTGEETQTITVSNLGTFTVRVTNASGCEGVSRPVQVSVVDHPKPSIIVMGQAQICEGDSVTLDAGTGYETYLWSTGATTRRITVHQAGSYFVDVALAAGCEGRSDTVDVIVHPRPNKPVISRSDDELTSSESATGYQWFLDGNAIAGATSQSYTAVNTGSYRVVATNAFGCSTQSDPYDVNVLDVRRPSRQAAFHAYPDPNDGILQLVASADNPVQWDITVTNVLGQRYYTSHEARPLQSLRQTIDIQSAPPGLYILRVQAGAESWTKRIIRR